The following are from one region of the Mycolicibacterium helvum genome:
- a CDS encoding phospho-sugar mutase, with the protein MTPEDWIAHDPDPVTAAELAALDPAELAARFARPLTFGTAGLRGPVRGGPDAMNLAVVLRVSWALARVLTDRHLGGSTVVVGRDARHGSAQFAVAAAEVFAAQGFSVITWEHPVPTPVVAFAVRSTGAAAGVQITASHNPPGDNGYKVYLDGGLQIISPADRDIEAAIASAPLADQIARMPAQPSDDTLIAAYIARAVTLRRTSQGRPRVALTAMHGVGGELAVHTLQAAGFDDVHTVASQFAPDPDFPTVSFPNPEEPGAADALLELAEQVEADVAIALDPDADRCAVGIPVGDGWRMLSGDETGWLLGDYILSTLPPEQAATSVVASSVVSSQLLGLIAADYGARHVETLTGFKWLARADAGLPGYRLVYAYEEAIGHCVDPAAVRDKDGISAAVLVCDLMTHHAAQGSSIPAALDRLAVRHGVHTTAAVSRRVADPSEAAAMMARLRTAPPAELAGFPVQVTEQADAVFLTGGNQQTSVRVVVRPSGTEPKVKCYTEVGQAVSTDLADARSRAAAVQDRLLESVRNW; encoded by the coding sequence GTGACCCCCGAGGACTGGATCGCCCACGACCCGGATCCGGTCACCGCCGCCGAATTGGCCGCCTTGGATCCCGCCGAGCTCGCCGCCCGCTTCGCCCGGCCGTTGACGTTCGGCACCGCCGGCCTGCGCGGGCCGGTGCGCGGCGGCCCGGACGCGATGAACCTCGCGGTGGTGCTGCGGGTCAGCTGGGCGCTGGCCCGGGTGCTGACCGACCGGCACCTGGGCGGCTCGACCGTCGTGGTGGGCCGTGACGCCAGGCACGGGTCGGCACAGTTCGCCGTCGCGGCAGCCGAAGTGTTTGCTGCCCAGGGCTTTTCGGTGATCACCTGGGAGCATCCGGTGCCGACTCCGGTCGTCGCGTTCGCGGTCCGGAGCACCGGTGCCGCCGCCGGAGTGCAGATCACCGCCTCACACAACCCACCGGGCGACAACGGTTACAAGGTGTACCTCGACGGCGGCCTGCAGATCATCTCGCCCGCCGACCGGGATATCGAGGCCGCAATCGCCAGTGCACCGCTTGCCGACCAGATAGCCCGCATGCCGGCGCAGCCCAGCGATGACACCCTGATCGCCGCCTACATCGCCCGCGCGGTAACGCTGCGGCGGACCTCCCAGGGACGACCGCGGGTGGCGCTGACGGCAATGCACGGGGTCGGCGGCGAACTCGCGGTACACACGCTGCAGGCCGCCGGGTTCGACGATGTGCACACAGTGGCAAGCCAATTCGCCCCGGACCCCGATTTCCCGACGGTGAGCTTCCCCAACCCGGAGGAACCCGGCGCCGCCGACGCGCTGCTGGAGCTGGCCGAGCAGGTTGAAGCGGACGTCGCGATCGCGCTGGACCCCGATGCCGACCGCTGCGCCGTCGGCATTCCTGTCGGCGACGGCTGGCGGATGCTCTCTGGCGACGAAACCGGTTGGCTGCTAGGTGATTACATCCTGTCCACACTGCCGCCCGAACAGGCCGCCACGAGTGTGGTGGCCAGCAGCGTGGTCTCCTCGCAGCTGCTGGGGTTGATCGCCGCCGACTATGGCGCTCGGCACGTCGAGACTCTCACCGGGTTCAAATGGCTCGCCCGCGCCGACGCCGGACTACCCGGGTACCGCCTGGTCTACGCCTACGAGGAAGCCATCGGCCACTGCGTCGACCCGGCGGCCGTCCGCGACAAGGACGGCATCAGCGCAGCTGTACTCGTCTGTGATCTGATGACACATCATGCCGCACAGGGCAGTTCGATCCCGGCCGCGCTCGACCGACTGGCAGTACGGCACGGCGTTCATACCACGGCCGCCGTCTCCCGGCGGGTCGCCGACCCCAGCGAGGCCGCGGCGATGATGGCCCGGCTGCGCACCGCTCCACCAGCCGAGCTCGCGGGCTTTCCGGTGCAGGTCACCGAGCAGGCCGATGCCGTGTTCCTCACCGGTGGCAATCAGCAGACCTCGGTGCGGGTGGTGGTACGCCCGTCGGGAACCGAGCCGAAAGTCAAGTGCTACACCGAGGTTGGCCAGGCGGTCAGCACGGATCTAGCCGACGCGCGCAGCCGCGCAGCGGCCGTTCAGGACAGGCTGCTGGAGTCCGTGCGGAACTGGTAG
- a CDS encoding MarR family transcriptional regulator, producing MTVSIAPAAAATELREAMMALARQLRRHRPDNGLTLSQLEVLGDVSRAGVTTPAEIAARLQVRAQSLTDSINELESRGLISRRPDDADRRRQLIELTGGGLDLLLHDRAQRDAWLYESMRDHLCELELNLLMLTAPVLRKLADAERGAQSVP from the coding sequence ATGACTGTAAGTATCGCGCCAGCGGCCGCAGCCACCGAGCTGCGGGAAGCCATGATGGCGCTGGCTCGTCAGCTACGCCGGCACCGCCCGGACAACGGGCTGACACTCAGCCAGCTCGAGGTCCTCGGTGACGTGAGCCGGGCCGGGGTGACCACACCGGCCGAGATCGCCGCCCGGCTGCAGGTTCGGGCCCAGTCGCTGACCGACAGCATCAACGAGCTCGAGTCCCGCGGGCTGATCTCCCGCCGGCCCGACGACGCCGACCGCCGCCGCCAGCTCATCGAGCTCACCGGTGGCGGGCTGGACCTGCTGCTGCACGACCGGGCTCAGCGCGACGCCTGGTTGTATGAGTCCATGCGCGATCACCTCTGCGAGCTGGAACTCAATCTGCTGATGCTCACGGCGCCGGTACTGCGCAAGCTCGCCGACGCCGAGCGCGGGGCACAATCGGTGCCGTGA
- a CDS encoding AbrB family transcriptional regulator — protein sequence MRWALLVIVTIGVTVPLDRLDVPSAALFAALLVGIVLAIARLAPAGVPRVAGLAAQGVLGVYIGTMVHSDALSALGPHWPVVIGVGVVTLLLSIGAGALLGLHRSITALTGALALVAGGASGLVAIARELGGDDRVVAVVQYLRVAVITATMPVVVTLVYHADRSSHAAAASPQSHSAPWYLSLMLMIALVVAGSVVGRLARLPGSGLLGPMALTIMAELGGWSFGVTVPALLVSASYMLIGWQAGVAFTRESLRAIERLLPAALGLIVLLNVATAGLGVALSKIAGISMLDGYLATSPGGIYAVLATAVETGSNVTFIIATQVLRVLLMLFAAPLLARGFVRLAYRRASTEASSDPIAVADARPAASTSS from the coding sequence ATGCGTTGGGCCTTGTTGGTGATCGTCACGATCGGGGTCACCGTGCCGCTGGACCGGCTCGATGTCCCGTCGGCGGCCTTGTTTGCTGCTCTGCTGGTCGGCATCGTGCTGGCGATTGCCCGGCTGGCGCCCGCCGGTGTGCCGCGCGTCGCGGGGCTGGCGGCCCAGGGGGTGCTCGGGGTCTACATCGGCACCATGGTGCATTCCGACGCGCTGTCCGCCCTGGGCCCGCACTGGCCGGTGGTGATCGGCGTCGGCGTGGTCACGCTACTGCTCAGCATCGGCGCCGGGGCACTGCTCGGATTGCACCGGAGCATCACTGCGCTCACCGGCGCGCTGGCGCTGGTGGCCGGTGGGGCGTCTGGTCTGGTGGCCATCGCGCGAGAACTCGGTGGTGACGATCGCGTCGTCGCCGTCGTGCAATACCTGCGAGTGGCGGTGATCACCGCGACGATGCCCGTCGTCGTCACCCTCGTCTACCACGCCGACAGGTCCTCGCATGCGGCCGCTGCGTCGCCCCAATCTCATTCGGCTCCTTGGTATCTGAGCCTGATGTTGATGATCGCACTCGTGGTCGCCGGATCCGTGGTGGGCCGGCTGGCGCGACTGCCCGGCTCCGGTCTGCTCGGCCCGATGGCGCTGACCATCATGGCCGAACTCGGCGGGTGGTCGTTCGGTGTGACCGTGCCCGCATTGCTGGTCTCGGCGTCCTACATGCTGATCGGCTGGCAGGCCGGGGTGGCCTTCACCCGCGAATCGCTGCGCGCGATCGAACGGTTGCTGCCTGCTGCGCTCGGGCTGATCGTGCTGCTCAACGTCGCCACCGCCGGCCTGGGCGTGGCGCTGTCGAAGATCGCAGGGATCAGCATGCTCGACGGATACCTGGCCACCAGCCCGGGCGGCATCTATGCCGTGCTGGCCACTGCGGTAGAAACCGGCTCGAACGTCACGTTCATCATCGCTACCCAGGTGCTGCGGGTGCTGCTGATGTTGTTCGCCGCACCTCTACTGGCCCGCGGTTTCGTGCGGCTGGCCTACAGGCGCGCCAGCACTGAGGCCAGCAGTGATCCCATTGCGGTGGCCGACGCCCGACCTGCGGCCAGCACCTCGTCGTGA
- a CDS encoding purine-nucleoside phosphorylase: MSPDAEHAAAVIAEHTGVERHDVAVVLGSGWAPAAAALGTPVAEIPMSAIPGFTPPSALGHRGRVLSVPLGSHNVLVLLGRIHAYEGHDLRAVVHPVRTARAAGAKIVVLTNAAGGLRPEYQVGQPVLISDHLNLTARSPLIGAQFVDLVDAYSPRLRELARSVDPSLTEGVYAGVPGPHYETPAEIRMLRTLGADLVGMSTVHETIAARAAGAEVLGFSLVTNLAAGMTGQPLSHDEVLAAGRASATAMGSLLASVLARL; this comes from the coding sequence GTGAGTCCAGACGCCGAGCACGCCGCAGCGGTGATCGCCGAGCACACCGGCGTCGAGCGACACGACGTCGCCGTGGTCCTCGGGTCGGGTTGGGCGCCGGCGGCCGCGGCGCTGGGAACGCCGGTGGCCGAGATCCCGATGTCGGCGATCCCCGGCTTCACTCCCCCGTCGGCACTCGGGCATCGGGGACGCGTGCTTTCGGTGCCGCTCGGGTCGCACAACGTGCTGGTACTGCTCGGCCGGATCCATGCCTACGAGGGCCATGACCTGCGGGCCGTCGTCCATCCGGTACGGACCGCACGGGCGGCCGGCGCCAAGATCGTGGTGTTGACCAATGCAGCGGGCGGCCTGCGACCCGAGTACCAGGTCGGACAGCCGGTGCTGATCAGCGACCACCTCAACCTGACGGCCCGCTCGCCGCTGATCGGGGCACAGTTCGTCGATCTTGTCGACGCGTACTCACCCCGGCTGCGGGAACTGGCCCGCTCCGTCGACCCGAGCCTGACCGAGGGTGTGTACGCGGGCGTGCCGGGCCCGCATTACGAGACGCCCGCGGAGATCAGGATGCTCCGCACGCTCGGGGCCGACCTGGTGGGCATGTCGACGGTGCACGAAACCATCGCGGCGCGGGCTGCCGGCGCCGAAGTCCTTGGGTTCTCGCTGGTGACAAACCTGGCAGCCGGGATGACCGGCCAGCCGCTCAGTCACGACGAGGTGCTGGCCGCAGGTCGGGCGTCGGCCACCGCAATGGGATCACTGCTGGCCTCAGTGCTGGCGCGCCTGTAG
- a CDS encoding M20 family metallopeptidase yields the protein MPTATASSRVEDVVAARRGDLIELSHAIHAEPELAFDEHRSCAKTQALVAERGFEISAAPGGLDTAFRADFGSGPLVIGICAEYDALPGIGHACGHNIIAASAVGTALALAEVADELGLTVALIGTPAEESGGGKALLIEAGVFDDVAAAVMLHPGPVDIAAARSLALSEVIVTYTGRESHAAVAPYLGVNAADAVTVAQVAVGLLRQQMAPGQLAHGIVTEGGSATNIIPGRARLQYTMRAVDTGSLRGLEAKMRGCFAAGAIATGCEHEIAEAAPPYAELTPDAWLAEVFRDEMTKMGRNPVPAEVEVAMPLGSTDMGNVTQLLPGIHPVVGIESHGAVIHQPGFTVAAAGPSGDRAVTEGAIMLARTVVQLAQTAIERDRVLELRDRRGEDRR from the coding sequence ATGCCTACCGCCACCGCGTCGAGCCGCGTCGAGGACGTGGTGGCGGCGCGTCGGGGCGACTTGATCGAACTCTCCCACGCCATTCATGCCGAGCCGGAACTCGCGTTCGACGAGCACCGCAGCTGTGCCAAGACCCAAGCGCTGGTGGCTGAGCGTGGATTCGAGATCAGCGCGGCGCCCGGTGGTTTGGACACCGCGTTCCGGGCCGACTTCGGTTCGGGTCCGCTGGTGATCGGGATCTGCGCGGAGTACGACGCGCTGCCAGGTATCGGCCACGCGTGTGGGCACAACATCATTGCGGCCTCAGCGGTCGGCACCGCGCTGGCGCTGGCCGAGGTGGCCGACGAACTCGGGCTCACGGTGGCCCTGATCGGCACGCCCGCCGAGGAATCCGGCGGCGGCAAGGCCCTGCTGATCGAGGCGGGGGTGTTCGATGACGTCGCGGCCGCCGTCATGCTGCACCCCGGGCCGGTCGACATCGCCGCGGCACGTTCGCTGGCGCTCTCCGAGGTGATCGTGACCTACACCGGCCGCGAATCGCATGCGGCCGTCGCCCCGTATCTGGGTGTCAACGCCGCCGACGCGGTGACCGTCGCGCAAGTGGCGGTCGGGTTGCTGCGCCAGCAGATGGCACCCGGCCAGCTGGCCCACGGCATCGTCACCGAGGGTGGCTCGGCGACCAACATCATCCCCGGCCGGGCGCGGCTGCAGTACACGATGCGGGCCGTCGATACCGGCTCGCTGCGGGGGCTGGAAGCCAAGATGCGCGGCTGCTTCGCGGCCGGGGCGATCGCGACCGGATGCGAGCACGAAATCGCCGAAGCCGCACCGCCCTACGCCGAGCTGACCCCCGATGCGTGGTTGGCTGAGGTGTTCCGCGATGAGATGACGAAGATGGGCCGCAACCCGGTTCCGGCCGAGGTGGAAGTCGCAATGCCGTTGGGGAGTACGGATATGGGCAATGTCACGCAGCTGCTGCCGGGCATTCACCCGGTGGTCGGCATCGAATCCCACGGCGCGGTGATCCACCAGCCCGGTTTCACTGTCGCTGCGGCGGGGCCCAGCGGCGACCGCGCGGTCACTGAAGGTGCAATCATGTTGGCCCGCACGGTTGTTCAGTTAGCGCAGACGGCCATCGAACGGGACCGCGTGCTGGAGTTGAGGGACCGACGGGGGGAGGATCGCCGATGA
- a CDS encoding amidohydrolase, with translation MSIADACESWLAAHFDDLVQWRRHIHRYPELGRQEFATTQFVADRLVEAGLNPKVMPGGTGLTCDLGPEHAPRIALRADMDALPMAERTGAPYSSTMPNVAHACGHDAHTAMLIGAATALASAPELPVGVRLIFQAAEELMPGGAIDAIAAGALVGVSRIFALHCDPRLAVGQVAIIPGPITSAADSIEIALHSPGGHTSRPHLTSDLVYGMGTLITGLPGVLSRRIDPRHSTVMVWGAANAGVAANAIPQTGTLAGTVRTASRDAWVGMESLVRETVSGLLAPLGIEHTLQYHRGVPPVVNEERSTQIMTHAIEAVAPDALADTHQSGGGEDFSWYLEEVPGAMGRLGVWSGRGPQLDLHQPTFDLDERALAVGVRVLVNIVEQSAGY, from the coding sequence ATGAGCATCGCCGACGCGTGCGAGTCCTGGCTGGCCGCGCATTTCGACGATCTTGTGCAGTGGCGCCGCCACATTCACCGCTATCCAGAGCTGGGCCGCCAAGAGTTCGCCACCACCCAGTTCGTCGCCGACCGATTGGTGGAGGCCGGGCTCAACCCCAAGGTGATGCCCGGCGGCACCGGGCTGACGTGCGACCTCGGCCCCGAGCACGCGCCGCGGATCGCGTTGCGCGCCGATATGGATGCGCTGCCGATGGCCGAGCGCACCGGTGCCCCGTACAGCTCGACGATGCCGAACGTCGCACACGCGTGCGGCCACGACGCCCACACCGCGATGCTGATCGGGGCCGCGACAGCGCTGGCGTCGGCGCCCGAACTGCCGGTCGGCGTCCGGCTGATCTTCCAGGCCGCCGAGGAATTGATGCCAGGCGGAGCGATCGACGCGATCGCGGCCGGCGCGCTGGTCGGGGTATCGCGGATCTTCGCGCTGCACTGTGATCCTCGGCTGGCAGTCGGCCAGGTCGCGATCATCCCAGGCCCGATCACCTCGGCGGCGGACTCGATCGAAATCGCGCTCCACTCGCCTGGCGGCCACACGTCGAGGCCGCACTTGACGTCGGATCTGGTGTACGGGATGGGCACCCTGATCACCGGGCTGCCCGGTGTGCTGTCCCGCCGGATCGACCCGCGGCACAGCACCGTGATGGTGTGGGGAGCGGCCAACGCCGGTGTAGCGGCCAATGCGATCCCGCAGACCGGGACCCTGGCGGGCACCGTGCGAACAGCCAGCCGGGATGCTTGGGTCGGCATGGAAAGCCTTGTACGAGAGACGGTCTCAGGACTGCTCGCCCCCCTCGGTATCGAGCACACCCTGCAGTACCATCGCGGTGTGCCGCCGGTGGTCAACGAGGAACGCTCGACGCAGATCATGACGCACGCCATTGAAGCGGTCGCTCCCGACGCGCTGGCCGACACTCATCAGTCTGGTGGCGGCGAAGACTTCTCCTGGTATCTGGAAGAAGTGCCCGGCGCGATGGGGCGCCTCGGGGTGTGGAGCGGTCGCGGGCCGCAGCTCGACCTGCACCAGCCGACATTCGACCTCGACGAGCGGGCGCTCGCGGTCGGGGTTCGCGTTCTGGTCAATATCGTCGAGCAGTCGGCGGGGTACTGA
- the galE gene encoding UDP-glucose 4-epimerase GalE has translation MKLLVTGGAGYVGSVCATVLLEQGHEVVVVDDLSTGNADAVPAGAQFVEADMVEVAPKLLGDGSFDGVLHFAAKSLVGESVAEPEKYWHGNVVKTLALLEAMRAAGTSRLVFSSTAATYGEPESVPITEDAPTRPTNAYGASKLAIDHAITSYATAHGLAATSLRYFNVAGAYADCGERHATETHLIPLVLQVATGQRREILVFGTDWPTPDGTCIRDYIHVRDLADAHLLALQTSKPGEHRIYNLGNGTGFSVREVIACCERITGGPIAVRDVERRAGDPAVLIASSEKAVTELGWKPQRTTIDEIVSDAWEFTRSR, from the coding sequence ATGAAGCTTCTGGTGACCGGCGGCGCCGGGTACGTCGGCAGTGTCTGCGCCACGGTGCTGTTGGAGCAGGGGCACGAGGTTGTCGTCGTCGACGATCTGTCGACGGGCAACGCCGACGCTGTCCCGGCCGGGGCGCAGTTCGTTGAGGCGGACATGGTCGAGGTCGCACCGAAACTGCTCGGCGACGGATCGTTTGATGGCGTGCTGCACTTCGCCGCGAAATCGCTGGTGGGGGAGTCGGTGGCGGAGCCGGAGAAGTACTGGCACGGCAACGTGGTCAAGACGCTGGCACTGCTGGAGGCGATGCGCGCGGCCGGCACATCGCGGTTGGTGTTCTCCTCGACCGCGGCGACCTACGGTGAGCCGGAATCGGTGCCCATCACCGAGGACGCGCCGACCAGGCCGACGAATGCCTATGGTGCCAGCAAGCTCGCGATCGACCATGCGATCACCTCGTACGCCACCGCGCATGGCCTGGCGGCGACCAGCCTGCGCTACTTCAACGTCGCCGGTGCCTACGCCGACTGCGGTGAGCGTCACGCGACTGAGACGCATCTGATTCCGCTGGTGTTGCAGGTGGCCACCGGCCAGCGACGCGAGATCCTGGTGTTCGGCACCGACTGGCCCACCCCGGATGGCACGTGCATCCGCGACTACATCCACGTGCGTGATCTGGCCGATGCCCACCTGCTCGCACTGCAGACTTCGAAGCCGGGCGAACATCGAATCTACAACCTGGGCAACGGAACCGGCTTTTCGGTCCGCGAGGTGATCGCCTGCTGCGAGCGGATCACCGGCGGGCCGATCGCGGTGCGTGATGTCGAGCGCCGGGCCGGTGATCCGGCTGTGCTGATCGCGTCGAGTGAGAAGGCCGTCACCGAACTCGGCTGGAAGCCGCAGCGCACAACCATCGACGAGATCGTCAGCGACGCTTGGGAGTTCACCCGCTCGCGTTGA
- a CDS encoding gamma-glutamylcyclotransferase, which translates to MPLYAAYGSNMHPEQMLERAPHSPMAGTGWLHGWRLTFAGEDIGWEGALATLVEDPDEKVFVVLYDMTPADEQNLDRWEGSELGFHKKIRCRIECESTDTTTDPVLAWLYVLDAWEGGLPSARYIGVMADAAEIAGAPAEYVHDLRTRPASNVGPGTSGG; encoded by the coding sequence GTGCCGCTCTATGCCGCCTACGGGTCCAACATGCATCCCGAACAGATGCTGGAGCGCGCGCCGCATTCCCCGATGGCCGGAACCGGCTGGTTGCACGGTTGGCGGCTGACCTTCGCCGGTGAGGACATCGGCTGGGAGGGCGCACTGGCGACCCTGGTCGAGGATCCCGACGAAAAGGTGTTCGTGGTGCTCTACGACATGACGCCTGCCGACGAGCAGAACCTGGACCGCTGGGAAGGTTCGGAGCTGGGCTTCCACAAGAAGATCAGGTGCCGCATCGAATGTGAATCCACTGACACCACAACCGATCCCGTGCTCGCCTGGCTCTACGTACTGGACGCCTGGGAGGGTGGACTACCCTCGGCGCGCTACATCGGCGTGATGGCCGATGCCGCCGAGATCGCCGGCGCCCCAGCGGAGTACGTACACGACCTGCGCACCCGCCCAGCCAGCAACGTCGGCCCTGGGACCAGCGGCGGCTAG